The following are from one region of the Paenibacillus sp. KS-LC4 genome:
- the ileS gene encoding isoleucine--tRNA ligase, translating into MQRVDVKEKARTRELRVLKQWADNDTFKKSIENREGKPNFVFYEGPPTANGAPHIGHVLGRVIKDFICRYKTMSGYRVVRKAGWDTHGLPVELGVEKQLGISGKQEIENYGVEAFIKKCKDSVFEYEKQWRELTEGIAYWTDLDHPYITLKNEYIESVWHILSTIHNKGLLYRGHRVSPYCPCCQTTLSSHEVAQGYEDVKDLSATVKFKLAGSGESVLAWTTTPWTLPANVALAVNPELEYVRVASGGEVFIVAQNLVESVFKEEHEVLSSLKGSELVGESYEPPFRYVAVENAHKVIAGDFVSDTSGTGIVHIAPAHGEDDYRVARQNGISMLNVVNNAGRYVDEVTDLAGRFVKDCDVDIVKMLSERELLFSKERYEHSYPFCWRCKSPLLYYATESWFIETTAVKDQLIANNNGVDWYPGHIRDGRFGKFLEDLVDWNISRNRYWGTPLNVWICEATGKQYSPGSIADLRERAVGFVPEDIELHKPYVDEIKLKSPFAEGAVMTRTPEVIDVWFDSGSMPFAQHHVPFENAERFAEQYPADIICEGIDQTRGWFYSLLAVSTLYNGKAPYKAVISTGHILDENGQKMSKSKGNVIDPWEIINEYGTDAFRWALLADSAPWNSKRFSRSIVGEAKSKVIDTIVNTHAFYALYATIDGFDHKTHEERHSANKLDRWIVSRLNSLIKTAVKGLDGNDFLNPAKAIEIFVDELSNWYIRRSRDRFWGSGLTEDKINAYQTLRHVLLTLARVIAPYAPLLAEDLYGNLGGGESVHLANYPTADESAIDLTLEQDMESAKQIVELARNVRNETGIKTRQPLSELIVSLDREFDVAGYEEIVKDEINVKSIVVQNSDSGFVDFTFKLNLKVAGKKYGKNVGPIQAHLKSLTADETRAIIAHGSLAMAVDAEELFIPVEELLVEKQAKSGFASASGSGITVALNTDITPELEQEGWVREVIRAVQDTRKKLDLPIEKRVDLVLSVDDELRAALEAFSHVLKENVLLSSVSYEELEGSERIQLGEKEIGILIKG; encoded by the coding sequence GTTGAGCTTGGCGTTGAGAAGCAGCTCGGCATTTCTGGCAAGCAGGAGATCGAGAATTACGGTGTAGAAGCTTTTATCAAAAAATGCAAGGACAGCGTCTTTGAATATGAGAAGCAATGGCGTGAGCTGACCGAGGGCATCGCCTATTGGACAGATTTGGATCATCCGTACATTACGCTTAAAAACGAATATATCGAAAGTGTATGGCATATTCTTTCGACGATTCATAACAAGGGCTTGCTGTATCGCGGCCACCGCGTCAGCCCTTATTGCCCTTGCTGCCAAACGACGCTTAGCTCCCATGAGGTTGCGCAGGGCTATGAAGACGTTAAAGATTTGAGCGCTACTGTCAAGTTCAAGCTTGCCGGCAGCGGCGAATCAGTACTGGCGTGGACGACAACCCCTTGGACATTGCCGGCGAACGTAGCATTAGCTGTCAATCCTGAGCTGGAATACGTTCGTGTCGCAAGCGGCGGCGAAGTATTTATCGTCGCTCAAAACCTGGTGGAGAGCGTATTTAAAGAGGAGCACGAGGTGCTGTCCTCGCTAAAGGGCTCTGAGCTGGTAGGCGAAAGCTACGAGCCGCCTTTCCGCTACGTTGCCGTAGAAAATGCGCATAAAGTGATTGCTGGCGATTTCGTAAGCGATACGAGCGGTACAGGTATCGTACACATTGCGCCGGCTCACGGTGAGGATGACTACAGAGTGGCACGTCAGAACGGCATCAGCATGCTGAACGTCGTGAACAATGCGGGACGTTACGTCGATGAGGTGACGGACCTCGCTGGCCGCTTCGTTAAGGATTGCGATGTAGACATTGTGAAAATGCTTAGCGAGCGTGAACTGTTGTTCTCGAAGGAGCGTTATGAGCATAGCTATCCGTTCTGCTGGCGCTGTAAATCGCCGCTATTGTATTACGCGACTGAAAGCTGGTTCATCGAGACGACGGCGGTTAAAGATCAGCTGATCGCTAACAACAATGGGGTAGACTGGTACCCAGGCCACATCCGCGATGGCCGCTTCGGTAAGTTCCTTGAGGATCTAGTAGACTGGAACATCAGCCGCAACCGCTATTGGGGAACGCCGCTGAACGTATGGATTTGCGAGGCGACAGGCAAGCAATATTCGCCGGGCAGCATTGCCGATCTGCGCGAGCGTGCAGTTGGCTTTGTGCCGGAGGACATTGAGCTGCATAAGCCTTACGTCGATGAAATCAAGCTGAAATCGCCGTTTGCCGAAGGCGCAGTTATGACGCGTACACCGGAAGTCATTGATGTATGGTTCGACAGCGGCTCAATGCCGTTTGCGCAGCATCATGTGCCTTTTGAAAATGCTGAGCGTTTTGCCGAGCAGTATCCGGCTGATATCATTTGCGAGGGCATTGATCAGACGCGCGGCTGGTTCTACAGCCTGCTTGCGGTATCGACGCTCTACAACGGCAAAGCGCCGTATAAAGCGGTTATTTCGACCGGGCATATTTTGGATGAAAATGGTCAGAAAATGTCCAAATCCAAAGGCAATGTCATCGACCCTTGGGAGATCATTAATGAGTACGGCACAGATGCATTCCGTTGGGCTCTGCTTGCAGATAGCGCGCCGTGGAACAGCAAGCGTTTCTCGCGTTCAATCGTAGGCGAAGCAAAATCCAAGGTCATTGACACCATTGTCAACACGCACGCTTTCTATGCGTTGTATGCAACCATTGATGGCTTTGATCACAAAACGCATGAAGAGCGTCATTCGGCAAATAAGCTGGATCGCTGGATCGTCTCCCGTCTGAACAGTCTGATCAAAACGGCTGTGAAAGGGCTGGACGGAAATGACTTCCTGAACCCGGCGAAGGCGATTGAAATATTCGTTGACGAGCTGAGCAACTGGTACATCCGTCGTTCCCGTGACCGTTTCTGGGGCAGCGGCCTGACCGAGGACAAAATCAATGCCTATCAAACGCTGCGTCATGTGCTGCTGACATTGGCACGCGTCATTGCGCCATATGCCCCGCTGCTGGCGGAAGACCTCTATGGCAATCTTGGCGGCGGAGAAAGCGTCCATCTCGCAAACTATCCTACAGCAGACGAGTCCGCTATTGACTTAACACTAGAGCAGGATATGGAGAGCGCGAAGCAAATTGTGGAGCTTGCCCGCAACGTCCGCAACGAAACGGGCATCAAGACGCGTCAGCCGCTGTCTGAGCTGATCGTGTCCCTTGACCGTGAGTTTGACGTCGCAGGCTATGAGGAAATCGTGAAGGACGAAATCAATGTCAAGTCGATTGTTGTGCAAAACAGCGACAGCGGATTTGTAGATTTTACATTCAAGCTAAACCTCAAAGTCGCTGGTAAAAAATACGGCAAAAACGTTGGTCCGATTCAGGCGCATCTGAAATCGCTGACGGCAGACGAGACGCGCGCCATTATAGCGCATGGCTCGCTCGCTATGGCCGTGGATGCGGAGGAGCTGTTCATTCCGGTCGAGGAGCTTCTCGTTGAGAAGCAAGCGAAATCCGGCTTTGCCTCCGCCTCCGGCAGCGGCATTACCGTAGCGCTGAACACCGACATTACGCCTGAGCTGGAGCAAGAGGGCTGGGTGCGAGAAGTCATTCGCGCGGTTCAAGATACGCGCAAAAAGCTGGATTTACCGATCGAGAAGCGCGTTGATCTTGTGCTTAGCGTCGATGACGAGCTTCGCGCAGCGCTTGAAGCATTCAGCCATGTGCTGAAGGAAAATGTATTGCTGAGCAGCGTTTCCTATGAAGAGCTGGAAGGCAGCGAGCGTATCCAACTGGGCGAGAAGGAAATTGGTATTTTGATTAAAGGGTAA
- a CDS encoding DUF5665 domain-containing protein has protein sequence MKEQERKPIRSVKDEQSLEHTLSKLDSRLSKIAAEMERTQIAEYVDLLNRPFSLIWRNVLAGLARGVGIAIGFTFFAATILYVLQILGALNLPIIGDYIADIVRIVQIQLEGKNY, from the coding sequence ATGAAAGAGCAGGAGCGCAAGCCGATTCGTTCCGTGAAGGATGAGCAGTCGCTTGAACATACGCTGAGCAAGCTGGATAGCAGGCTGAGCAAAATAGCGGCAGAAATGGAACGTACGCAAATCGCTGAATATGTAGATTTGCTCAATCGACCGTTTAGCCTCATATGGCGCAATGTGCTTGCTGGACTGGCGAGAGGCGTCGGGATCGCAATTGGCTTTACTTTTTTTGCAGCGACGATTCTTTATGTATTGCAAATATTAGGTGCGCTCAATTTGCCGATTATCGGCGACTATATTGCGGATATTGTTCGCATCGTTCAGATTCAGCTGGAAGGGAAAAACTATTAA
- a CDS encoding TraR/DksA C4-type zinc finger protein — translation MNKGWCLPMRLPTMEQLSELHARLISDKQDIEERLEHNGHYGLDSEWKASNSELSAVDNHPADAGTDLFERSKDIALLEQEELHLNRINAALEAFQNGTYGTCIVCKEPIPYERLEAIPDCLYCLDHAPRQDLTYHRPVEEETIQLPYGYSSEKAYTGWAGFDGEDAWQIVEQWGNSDSPAMSANREAYDYEHIGSASEENEGFVEQLESFVATDITGRHVSIIHNSQYKRYMESNEGDHHLEPDS, via the coding sequence ATGAACAAAGGATGGTGCCTGCCCATGCGGCTGCCTACGATGGAACAGCTTAGCGAGCTTCATGCTCGATTAATATCAGACAAACAAGACATTGAAGAGCGACTTGAACATAACGGGCATTATGGACTTGATTCCGAGTGGAAAGCAAGCAACAGCGAGCTGTCAGCAGTGGACAATCATCCGGCAGATGCTGGAACCGATTTATTCGAGCGCAGTAAGGACATTGCCCTGCTGGAGCAGGAGGAGCTGCATTTAAACAGAATCAACGCGGCGCTGGAAGCTTTTCAAAACGGAACCTACGGTACCTGCATCGTGTGCAAGGAGCCGATACCTTATGAGCGGCTGGAGGCCATCCCTGATTGCTTATATTGCCTGGACCATGCCCCGCGTCAGGATTTAACTTATCATCGTCCTGTGGAGGAAGAAACGATCCAGCTGCCTTACGGCTATTCCAGTGAAAAAGCATACACGGGCTGGGCCGGCTTCGACGGCGAGGACGCTTGGCAAATTGTCGAGCAATGGGGCAACTCGGACTCCCCGGCCATGTCTGCTAATCGCGAGGCATATGATTATGAGCATATTGGCTCCGCTTCAGAGGAAAATGAAGGTTTTGTGGAGCAGCTTGAAAGCTTCGTCGCCACCGATATAACCGGACGCCATGTGTCCATTATTCATAATTCACAATATAAGCGTTATATGGAAAGCAATGAAGGCGACCATCATTTGGAGCCGGACAGTTAA
- the lspA gene encoding signal peptidase II — translation MRYYYYWIALFVFVVDFITKKIIATTMNLGDLISVIGNFFYITSHRNRGAAFGILQEQRLFFIVITIVILAAIIWYIQTTRKLGKAWLLTGLGLVLGGAFGNFLDRAMYGEVVDFLLFNFGSYSFPIFNVADSAICVGVALILIDALLTSKQEKQDQLRSEEDKESNQNEQQTV, via the coding sequence ATGCGTTATTACTACTACTGGATCGCTTTATTCGTATTTGTTGTAGATTTTATAACGAAGAAAATAATTGCGACAACGATGAATCTGGGTGATTTGATTAGTGTAATTGGAAATTTCTTTTACATTACTTCACATCGCAACAGGGGGGCTGCCTTTGGTATTTTGCAGGAGCAGCGATTATTTTTTATCGTCATTACGATTGTTATTTTAGCCGCGATTATCTGGTACATACAGACGACTCGGAAGCTCGGCAAAGCATGGCTGCTGACAGGTCTTGGACTTGTGCTTGGCGGAGCGTTCGGCAATTTTCTTGACCGGGCGATGTACGGCGAAGTTGTCGATTTCCTGTTGTTTAATTTCGGCAGCTATTCATTCCCGATTTTTAATGTCGCTGATTCGGCGATTTGCGTAGGTGTCGCGCTAATATTGATTGATGCCTTGCTAACCTCGAAACAAGAGAAGCAGGATCAACTAAGAAGTGAAGAGGATAAGGAGTCTAACCAGAATGAGCAGCAAACCGTTTAA
- a CDS encoding RluA family pseudouridine synthase: MDDPAISRTQVQEWLKAGAVTVNGQTGKRNYKVAADDVIVITIPELEEAIIAPENIPLDIVYEDSDVIVINKPRGLVVHPAPGHSSGTVVNALMYHCKDLSGINGVLRPGIVHRIDKDTSGLLMIAKNDLAHASLAAQLKDHSITRKYIGLVHGNLPHDHGTIDAPIGRDTNDRKMFTVTERNSKHAVTHFMVIERIGEDYSLVELQLETGRTHQIRVHLKYIGYPLAGDPMYGRNKTVALKGQALHAAVLGFKHPRTGELMHFEAPIPGDMNHVLSMLRGR, encoded by the coding sequence ATGGATGATCCCGCAATATCGCGTACGCAGGTACAGGAATGGCTTAAGGCAGGAGCCGTTACGGTAAATGGACAAACAGGCAAAAGAAATTATAAGGTTGCTGCCGACGACGTTATCGTCATTACAATTCCAGAACTGGAAGAGGCGATCATCGCTCCTGAAAATATTCCGCTTGATATCGTCTATGAGGATAGCGACGTCATCGTCATTAATAAGCCGCGTGGACTAGTCGTTCACCCTGCGCCGGGGCATTCATCCGGTACCGTTGTCAACGCGCTCATGTATCATTGCAAGGACTTATCGGGGATCAATGGTGTATTGCGTCCCGGCATCGTCCATCGCATTGACAAGGACACCTCAGGACTGCTGATGATTGCGAAAAATGATTTGGCCCACGCTTCGCTAGCCGCGCAGCTGAAGGACCATTCGATTACACGCAAATACATCGGCTTGGTGCATGGCAATTTGCCGCATGACCATGGCACAATTGATGCGCCAATCGGCAGAGATACGAATGATCGTAAAATGTTCACGGTCACGGAGCGCAACAGCAAGCATGCGGTCACGCATTTCATGGTTATCGAGCGTATTGGGGAAGACTATTCGTTAGTGGAGCTTCAGCTCGAAACGGGTAGAACGCACCAAATCCGTGTGCATCTAAAATATATCGGCTATCCGCTCGCTGGAGATCCTATGTATGGCCGCAATAAGACGGTGGCGCTTAAGGGGCAAGCCTTGCATGCAGCCGTGCTTGGCTTTAAGCATCCGCGCACAGGCGAGCTCATGCATTTCGAAGCGCCGATTCCTGGCGATATGAACCATGTACTAAGCATGCTGCGCGGCCGTTAA
- a CDS encoding LL-diaminopimelate aminotransferase, translated as MTNINHNYQELQGSYLFSEIAKRRTQFIKENPNAEIISLGIGDVTRGLPEAVVKAMHEAVDELAVPGSFRGYGPEQGYDFLINAIIENDYKARGVDIQTNEVFLSDGSKCDVGNIQEIFSQNSIVAVQDPVYPVYVDTNVMAGRSGKYNTDSKRYENIVYLECTAENNFTPSLPDRKVDLIYLCYPNNPTGMTLSREELKKWVDYAKSNNCIILYDSAYEAFIQEVDVPHSIYEIEGAKEVAIEFRSFSKTAGFTGVRCAYTVVPRELKGFDDNGVEVLINDLWNRRHTTKFNGVSYVTQRGAAAIYSPEGKEQIKALVDYYMTNAKIIRDGLASLGLEVFGGVNAPYIWLKTPNGLDSWAFFDKLLSEANIVGTPGVGFGQSGQGYFRLTAFGSRENTEKAVERIRKMSL; from the coding sequence ATGACGAACATTAACCATAATTACCAAGAGTTGCAAGGCAGCTATTTATTCTCTGAAATTGCTAAGCGTCGCACACAGTTTATTAAAGAAAATCCGAATGCTGAAATTATTAGCTTAGGAATTGGCGACGTTACGCGAGGCTTGCCGGAAGCGGTAGTTAAAGCGATGCATGAGGCAGTGGACGAGCTGGCTGTACCGGGCTCTTTCCGCGGCTATGGCCCGGAGCAAGGGTATGACTTCTTGATTAATGCTATTATCGAGAATGATTACAAAGCACGCGGCGTCGATATTCAAACGAACGAAGTCTTTTTGAGCGATGGCTCGAAATGCGACGTAGGCAACATTCAGGAGATTTTTAGCCAAAACAGCATCGTAGCCGTTCAAGATCCGGTTTACCCGGTTTATGTGGATACGAATGTGATGGCGGGGCGCTCCGGCAAATACAATACCGATTCGAAGCGTTATGAAAATATCGTTTACCTGGAATGCACAGCGGAAAACAATTTCACGCCAAGCTTGCCAGACCGCAAGGTGGATCTGATTTATCTCTGCTACCCGAACAATCCGACGGGCATGACGCTTTCCCGTGAGGAATTGAAAAAATGGGTCGACTATGCGAAGAGCAACAACTGCATCATCCTGTATGATTCGGCTTATGAGGCTTTCATTCAAGAAGTGGATGTGCCGCATAGCATTTATGAAATTGAAGGCGCGAAGGAAGTCGCAATCGAATTCCGCAGCTTCTCCAAAACAGCAGGCTTCACAGGCGTTCGTTGTGCCTACACTGTCGTTCCTCGCGAGCTGAAGGGCTTCGATGACAACGGCGTAGAAGTATTGATCAACGATCTGTGGAATCGTCGTCATACTACTAAATTCAATGGTGTTTCTTATGTAACGCAGCGCGGAGCAGCAGCGATCTACTCGCCAGAGGGCAAAGAGCAGATTAAAGCGCTTGTTGATTACTACATGACGAATGCCAAAATCATTCGCGACGGTCTTGCTTCGCTTGGCCTTGAAGTATTTGGCGGCGTCAATGCCCCTTACATTTGGCTTAAGACACCAAACGGCCTTGATTCATGGGCGTTTTTCGATAAGCTGCTTTCGGAGGCTAACATTGTTGGTACGCCGGGCGTGGGCTTCGGTCAAAGCGGCCAAGGCTACTTCCGCCTGACTGCTTTCGGCAGCCGCGAGAACACGGAAAAAGCGGTTGAGCGTATTCGCAAAATGTCGCTGTAA
- a CDS encoding endospore germination permease, producing MLERGKISVRQLSVLVFLAVIGDMILIFPSVTTGYAQQDAWIAALLGIPFGLFFLWLMLKVSSLYPQLNLIQINERILGKWLGILISCAYLYFFLFAGATFIREVGDFLTTQLYQKTPIRFIHLLFVLALLWGVWNGLEPIARSAEILLPCFLAICLFLIICLLPQVDLKQLKPYLGSETTSFAHATLLSSVYPCGELCSFMMIYPYTTRSSHRNKDVLLAALFASLLLALLVFISLTVLGAYFTEHNIYSTYLLTQKINIGAFLQRIEALMATAWVISTFFKTVLFFYAFTLGTAQLLKLTTYKPFTVTTAFLMFGLALMIAPNILYYVKTIVPYWVDWDLTYAFIFPALLLVTYFIRKKFKQK from the coding sequence ATGCTGGAAAGAGGCAAAATTAGCGTAAGACAGTTGTCCGTTCTTGTTTTTCTGGCGGTCATTGGCGATATGATATTAATCTTTCCATCCGTAACAACAGGCTATGCCCAGCAGGATGCCTGGATTGCCGCCCTGCTCGGCATCCCGTTCGGACTTTTTTTCCTATGGCTGATGCTTAAGGTAAGCAGCTTGTACCCGCAGCTAAATTTGATTCAAATCAATGAGCGCATTCTTGGTAAATGGCTCGGTATTCTGATCAGCTGCGCCTATTTATATTTTTTCCTGTTTGCGGGCGCAACCTTTATTCGCGAGGTCGGTGATTTCCTAACGACGCAGCTGTATCAGAAGACACCGATTCGCTTTATCCACTTACTCTTTGTGCTCGCCTTGCTATGGGGAGTGTGGAACGGGTTAGAGCCGATTGCCCGAAGCGCAGAAATTTTATTGCCCTGCTTCCTTGCCATATGCTTGTTTCTTATAATATGCCTGTTGCCTCAGGTAGATTTGAAGCAGCTAAAGCCATACCTAGGCTCGGAAACCACCTCCTTTGCCCATGCGACGCTGCTGTCCAGCGTTTATCCATGCGGGGAGCTATGCTCATTTATGATGATTTATCCGTATACCACCCGTTCCTCCCATCGGAATAAGGATGTCTTGCTCGCAGCTTTATTCGCCTCTCTTCTGCTCGCCCTGCTCGTGTTTATTTCCTTGACCGTGCTAGGCGCATACTTTACGGAGCACAACATTTATTCGACCTATTTGCTGACACAAAAAATAAATATAGGCGCATTTCTCCAGCGTATTGAAGCTTTAATGGCTACCGCCTGGGTCATTTCCACCTTCTTCAAAACCGTTTTGTTTTTCTACGCCTTTACGCTTGGCACCGCCCAACTGTTAAAGCTTACGACCTATAAGCCATTTACTGTCACGACTGCCTTCCTTATGTTCGGACTGGCTCTGATGATTGCCCCCAACATTTTATATTATGTGAAAACCATCGTACCTTACTGGGTGGACTGGGATCTTACCTATGCTTTTATATTTCCTGCGCTGCTCTTGGTCACTTACTTCATTAGAAAAAAATTCAAGCAAAAATAG
- a CDS encoding Ger(x)C family spore germination protein, producing MNKKISSLLTAALLMLLLPGCWDRKEMNDLGIVLAMGIDQGKNNMLSVSFQIVVPSEVASNSGKSTTTPVTLYQTEAQTILDAIHKMSLSSPRNGYISHIRVLVFSEAVARTGIADKLENMLRHPEMRPDFFVMIARHSKAADILNVLTPLETIPANNMFLSLQNSSTTWAPTITTQSDELLEKMINEGVEPVMTGIEIIGNRSEGGSKDNLASIKPKATLTYTGMGVLRKDKLLGWMNEQESKGYNYITNNVQTTSGNLPCPDNKGRLSLLVLRSNTDIKVKVIAGKPVIHITLTNTSSILGDGCTTPISNQSDIKAIQNSSEEKLIQLMRSSVTAAQRRYHSDIFGFGLAISREKPKLWAQLRDNWEDEFTTLKVEYEAHSKLRRVGMLDDSILQDLKE from the coding sequence ATGAACAAAAAAATATCTTCCTTGCTGACGGCCGCTTTGCTTATGCTGCTTCTACCTGGCTGCTGGGATCGCAAGGAAATGAACGATTTGGGTATTGTGCTCGCCATGGGTATTGATCAAGGCAAAAACAACATGCTGAGCGTATCCTTTCAAATTGTTGTGCCCTCCGAGGTCGCCTCCAACTCAGGGAAAAGCACGACGACACCCGTTACGCTTTATCAGACAGAGGCCCAAACGATTTTAGACGCCATTCATAAAATGAGCCTGAGTAGTCCGCGTAACGGTTATATCTCCCATATTCGCGTACTGGTGTTCAGCGAAGCCGTTGCCCGTACAGGCATTGCCGACAAACTGGAAAATATGCTCCGCCATCCAGAAATGCGCCCTGACTTTTTTGTTATGATTGCTCGGCATTCCAAAGCAGCTGACATCTTGAATGTGCTGACTCCACTGGAAACGATCCCTGCCAACAACATGTTTCTTTCGCTGCAAAACTCTTCTACTACATGGGCACCTACTATTACGACCCAATCCGATGAATTGCTCGAAAAAATGATTAATGAGGGGGTAGAGCCTGTTATGACCGGCATCGAAATCATAGGCAACAGGTCGGAGGGCGGCAGCAAGGACAATTTAGCCTCCATCAAGCCCAAAGCAACCCTCACCTACACAGGAATGGGTGTACTCAGGAAGGACAAGCTGCTGGGGTGGATGAATGAACAGGAGAGCAAAGGCTATAACTACATCACGAACAATGTACAAACCACATCAGGCAATTTGCCTTGTCCGGACAACAAGGGCAGGCTGAGTCTATTAGTTTTACGCTCGAACACCGACATAAAAGTAAAAGTCATTGCCGGAAAACCTGTTATTCATATCACGCTTACAAACACCTCAAGTATTTTGGGAGATGGCTGCACAACACCAATCTCTAATCAAAGTGATATCAAGGCGATTCAAAATAGTAGCGAAGAAAAGCTTATCCAGCTTATGAGAAGCAGTGTGACTGCTGCTCAAAGGCGCTATCATTCAGATATTTTCGGCTTTGGCTTAGCCATTAGCCGCGAGAAGCCGAAGCTGTGGGCACAGCTGCGCGATAACTGGGAAGATGAATTCACCACTCTTAAGGTTGAGTATGAGGCACACAGCAAATTACGCCGCGTCGGTATGCTGGACGACTCGATTTTGCAGGATTTAAAGGAATAG
- a CDS encoding spore germination protein codes for MQSQIVQPHEKISLPTSLEACLQHIRTEIGGSPDLVVKRFSCLHLWPGALVYMEGMIDVQMLHQSVLASLMGYPNEHTPKFDNSIDRLRHVKEDVLISGDTDYMEEMESLFHRLLSGSIILLLDNSTLAIAISAAGWENRSITEAQSQSVVRGPMEAFTENLRTNMTMIRRRIKDPQLWIETRQIGNVTKTSVAILYVNHLVDRSVLDELRRRLDDIDIDGILESGYIEELIQDVTLTPFPTIYNSERPDTVSAALLEGRVAIIVDGTPFVLLVPSLFVHFFQSAEDYYQRADISTLLRLIRYLSFFIAMLAPSFYIAITTFHQEMLPTSLLINLAAQREGVPFPAFIEAVLMELTYEILREAGVRIPKTVGQAVSIVGTLVIGQAAVDAGVVSAAMVIIVSITAISSYVIPENGMSIAVRILRFILMLLAASFGFYGILIGLLVILLHLTSLRSFGAPYMSPFGPFAASDIKDSLFRMPWTHMLRRPLSSGNGQKTRQKQRSKRL; via the coding sequence ATGCAGTCACAAATCGTTCAGCCGCATGAAAAAATCAGCCTGCCGACTTCACTCGAAGCATGTCTCCAGCATATCCGTACCGAAATCGGCGGCAGCCCCGATCTCGTCGTCAAGCGTTTTTCCTGCCTGCATCTATGGCCCGGCGCACTCGTGTATATGGAAGGCATGATAGATGTTCAAATGCTTCATCAATCAGTGCTCGCTTCACTCATGGGCTACCCGAATGAGCATACCCCGAAATTTGATAATTCAATTGACCGACTGAGGCATGTAAAGGAGGATGTATTGATTTCAGGAGATACGGATTATATGGAAGAAATGGAATCCCTGTTCCATCGCCTGCTATCCGGCTCTATTATTTTGCTGCTGGATAACAGCACACTGGCTATCGCCATCAGCGCAGCCGGATGGGAGAACCGCTCCATTACGGAGGCACAATCGCAATCGGTCGTTCGCGGACCGATGGAAGCTTTTACCGAAAATTTACGCACCAATATGACAATGATTAGAAGAAGAATTAAAGATCCGCAGCTGTGGATAGAGACTCGGCAAATTGGTAATGTAACCAAAACCTCCGTTGCCATCCTGTATGTAAATCATCTGGTCGACAGGAGCGTGCTCGACGAATTACGACGCAGACTCGACGATATTGACATCGACGGCATTTTGGAAAGCGGCTATATCGAGGAGCTGATTCAGGATGTAACGCTAACCCCGTTTCCGACCATTTACAACAGCGAGCGGCCCGATACCGTCTCTGCTGCACTTCTGGAAGGGCGGGTCGCTATAATAGTCGATGGTACGCCGTTCGTGCTGCTTGTTCCTTCGTTGTTTGTCCATTTTTTTCAATCGGCTGAGGATTATTACCAGCGTGCGGATATTAGCACCCTCCTTCGGCTCATTCGCTATTTATCGTTTTTTATCGCTATGCTTGCGCCTTCCTTCTATATCGCCATTACGACTTTTCATCAGGAAATGCTGCCTACAAGTCTGCTCATTAATTTGGCGGCGCAGCGCGAGGGCGTTCCGTTTCCTGCCTTTATTGAAGCGGTGCTTATGGAGCTTACCTATGAAATCTTGCGGGAGGCTGGCGTGCGCATTCCGAAGACGGTCGGGCAAGCGGTGTCGATTGTCGGAACACTTGTCATCGGACAAGCGGCGGTCGATGCTGGCGTCGTCTCTGCGGCGATGGTCATTATCGTCTCTATAACGGCCATATCGAGCTACGTCATTCCAGAAAACGGCATGTCGATCGCCGTCCGCATTTTGCGCTTTATCCTTATGCTGCTGGCAGCCTCCTTTGGCTTTTACGGCATTTTAATTGGCCTGTTGGTCATCTTGCTGCATTTGACGAGCCTCCGTTCATTCGGTGCCCCCTATATGAGTCCATTCGGTCCATTTGCAGCCTCTGATATTAAGGATTCGCTGTTTCGCATGCCGTGGACCCATATGCTAAGACGTCCTCTGAGTAGCGGAAATGGACAGAAAACAAGGCAAAAGCAGCGGTCGAAACGCTTATAG